The following are from one region of the Candidatus Methylomirabilota bacterium genome:
- the mfd gene encoding transcription-repair coupling factor, with amino-acid sequence MAGLTGAVRPLVVTELLQATPRAALVLAASLPEARSWAQDLRFFGAPAVEFPEREPRLWRGGRQREADAERALICRRLLSGEPLVVVATAAAFAVPLPAPGAFSAATLRLSVGDSLDRELLLEALASAGYERVDTVVEVGQWSLRGGIVDVFAPTHPAPARLEFFGDEIESIRLFDPTSQRSHAALDELVVLPLEGAADGSAPDPADLIAYLPATAAVVIDSPRVLDEVAAETPDQPPLGERLAPRQRVELELVPGASGPPGFTLETESVGRYSGRFAQLAEEIRGWRREGFRVRLVAADGHQAEHLRQILREHGLEAADAAGLGTADGLAVVVGECSSGFAIPALGLIVLTEAEMFGARRRTLRRPRYQRGSPITAFTDLAVGDLVVHDDHGIGRYLGLRTMHVGDRDGDYLLLEYADGNQLYLPVERLDLISKYLGGDATAARLDRLGGASWQRVKESVRAALREMAEELLRLYARRAVAEGHGFAGDTAWQREFEAAFRFEETADQLRAIADVKQDMESNRPMDRLVAGDVGYGKTEVALRAAFKAVADGMQVAVLVPTTVLAQQHWATFAERFTAFPARVELLSRFRSPAEQKAVVEGLRAGTVDVVIGTHRLLSGDVAFKRLGLLIVDEEHRFGVAHKERLKQFRAAVDVLALTATPIPRTLYMSLSGARDMSVIETPPLDRLPVETMIRRFDKAVIREAVERELRRGGQVFFVHNRVQSLPSMARLLSELVPDARLVMAHGQMRERELEAAMVKYVSGQADVLVSTAIIESGLDIPASNTIIVNRADRFGLAQLYQLRGRVGRERQQAFCYLLIPADGRVDEQAQRRLRVLQELTDLGSGFKLALRDLEIRGAGNLLGAQQHGHIAAVGFDLYSKLLAEAVRELKGEPTAATVEPVVSVNVEGFLPEDYVSEVNQRLALYKRLAGAHTEEEVGDLAAELADRFGPLPPPAEQLLDIVRIRVAARGLHVERIEAGEGRALVTFAPSTRLDPERLVGVIQRSRGRLQMKREFTLEAVIDRGGWPAVRDSLLALLGELARA; translated from the coding sequence GTGGCCGGCCTCACCGGGGCCGTCCGGCCGCTGGTGGTGACCGAGCTGCTGCAGGCTACCCCGCGCGCGGCCCTGGTACTGGCCGCCTCGCTGCCCGAGGCTCGCTCGTGGGCTCAAGACCTGAGGTTCTTCGGCGCCCCGGCCGTGGAATTTCCCGAGCGCGAACCCCGCCTTTGGCGTGGGGGCCGCCAGCGGGAAGCCGATGCCGAGCGGGCGCTCATCTGCCGGCGGCTGCTTTCCGGCGAGCCTCTGGTCGTCGTCGCCACTGCGGCCGCTTTCGCGGTGCCCTTGCCCGCCCCCGGCGCCTTCAGCGCCGCCACACTGCGCTTGTCGGTCGGCGACAGCCTCGATCGTGAGCTGCTCCTGGAGGCCCTGGCCTCCGCCGGGTACGAGCGGGTCGACACGGTGGTCGAGGTGGGGCAGTGGAGCCTGCGGGGCGGCATCGTGGACGTCTTCGCCCCGACGCATCCGGCCCCGGCCCGCCTGGAGTTCTTCGGGGACGAGATAGAGTCGATCCGGCTGTTCGACCCGACGTCCCAGCGCTCGCACGCAGCCCTCGACGAGCTGGTCGTGCTGCCGCTCGAGGGCGCCGCCGACGGCTCCGCCCCCGACCCGGCCGATCTGATCGCCTACCTGCCGGCGACCGCCGCCGTCGTCATCGATAGCCCTCGGGTGCTCGACGAGGTCGCCGCGGAGACTCCGGATCAGCCGCCGCTCGGGGAGCGGCTGGCCCCGCGGCAGCGCGTCGAGCTGGAGCTGGTGCCCGGCGCCTCCGGCCCACCCGGGTTCACGCTGGAGACCGAGAGCGTCGGCCGCTACTCGGGGCGGTTCGCTCAGCTTGCCGAGGAGATCCGCGGGTGGCGGCGCGAGGGCTTCCGGGTGCGACTGGTCGCCGCCGATGGCCACCAGGCCGAGCACCTGCGCCAGATCCTCCGCGAGCACGGGCTGGAGGCCGCGGACGCGGCGGGGTTGGGGACGGCGGACGGCCTGGCCGTCGTCGTGGGCGAGTGCTCCAGCGGCTTCGCCATCCCTGCCCTGGGGCTCATCGTGCTCACCGAGGCGGAGATGTTCGGCGCCCGGCGCCGCACGCTCCGGCGGCCCCGATACCAGCGGGGATCCCCCATCACCGCCTTCACCGATCTCGCCGTCGGCGACCTGGTCGTTCACGACGACCACGGGATCGGACGCTACCTCGGCCTGCGCACCATGCACGTAGGCGATCGCGATGGCGACTATCTGCTCCTGGAGTACGCGGACGGCAACCAGCTCTACCTCCCGGTGGAGCGGCTGGATCTCATCTCCAAGTACCTCGGCGGTGACGCGACCGCCGCCCGTCTGGACCGGCTGGGCGGCGCCTCCTGGCAGCGCGTCAAAGAATCGGTGCGGGCCGCGCTCCGCGAGATGGCGGAAGAGCTGCTGAGGCTCTACGCCCGCCGCGCCGTGGCGGAGGGCCATGGGTTCGCCGGCGATACGGCCTGGCAGCGGGAGTTCGAGGCGGCCTTCCGCTTCGAGGAAACGGCCGACCAGCTGCGGGCTATCGCCGACGTCAAGCAGGACATGGAATCGAACCGTCCCATGGATCGTCTGGTCGCGGGCGACGTCGGGTACGGTAAGACGGAGGTGGCGCTGCGCGCCGCCTTCAAGGCGGTGGCGGACGGTATGCAGGTGGCGGTGCTCGTCCCCACCACGGTCCTGGCCCAGCAACACTGGGCGACCTTCGCCGAGCGCTTCACCGCCTTCCCGGCGCGGGTCGAGCTGCTGTCGCGCTTCCGGTCTCCGGCCGAGCAGAAGGCCGTGGTGGAGGGGCTTCGGGCCGGCACCGTCGACGTCGTCATCGGGACCCATCGCCTCCTGTCCGGGGATGTCGCCTTCAAGCGTCTGGGACTGCTCATCGTCGACGAGGAGCACCGGTTCGGCGTGGCCCACAAGGAACGCCTGAAGCAATTCCGGGCGGCGGTGGACGTGCTCGCCCTCACGGCCACGCCCATTCCCCGCACCCTCTACATGTCCCTCTCGGGCGCCCGGGACATGTCGGTGATCGAGACGCCACCGCTGGACCGCCTGCCCGTGGAGACCATGATTCGCCGCTTCGACAAGGCGGTGATCCGGGAGGCGGTGGAGCGGGAGCTGCGGCGCGGTGGCCAGGTCTTCTTCGTGCACAACCGGGTCCAGTCCCTGCCCTCGATGGCACGCTTGCTGAGCGAGCTCGTGCCCGACGCGCGGCTGGTGATGGCCCACGGCCAGATGCGGGAGCGGGAGCTGGAAGCAGCCATGGTGAAGTACGTCAGCGGTCAGGCCGATGTGCTCGTCTCGACCGCCATCATCGAGTCGGGCCTCGACATCCCCGCCTCCAACACCATCATCGTGAACCGGGCCGATCGTTTCGGGCTGGCCCAGCTCTACCAGCTCCGCGGGCGGGTCGGCCGCGAGCGCCAGCAGGCCTTCTGCTACCTGCTCATCCCCGCCGACGGCCGGGTCGACGAGCAGGCCCAGCGGCGGCTCCGGGTGCTCCAGGAGCTCACCGACCTGGGCTCGGGCTTCAAGCTGGCCCTGCGCGACCTGGAGATCCGCGGCGCCGGCAATCTGCTGGGAGCCCAGCAGCACGGGCACATCGCCGCCGTGGGCTTCGATCTTTATTCGAAGCTCCTGGCGGAAGCCGTGCGAGAATTGAAAGGCGAACCGACTGCCGCGACCGTCGAGCCGGTCGTGAGCGTGAACGTCGAAGGCTTCTTACCAGAGGACTATGTCTCCGAGGTCAACCAGCGGCTGGCACTCTACAAGCGTCTTGCTGGCGCTCACACCGAGGAGGAAGTGGGCGACCTCGCCGCCGAGCTGGCCGACCGCTTCGGCCCCCTGCCGCCGCCGGCCGAGCAGCTGCTCGACATCGTCCGGATCCGGGTCGCCGCCCGGGGCTTGCACGTGGAGCGCATCGAGGCCGGTGAGGGCCGGGCGCTCGTCACGTTCGCCCCGTCCACCCGGCTCGACCCGGAGCGCCTCGTGGGGGTCATCCAGCGCAGCCGGGGACGGCTACAGATGAAGCGGGAGTTCACGCTGGAGGCCGTCATCGACCGCGGGGGCTGGCCGGCCGTCCGGGACTCGCTGTTGGCCCTGCTCGGGGAGCTCGCTCGCGCATGA
- a CDS encoding redox-sensing transcriptional repressor Rex, whose translation MPRRSAYRPPKIPEMTIRRLSVYTRCLLQLEEDGVKTISSQDLAERFNLNSAQVRKDLAYFGEFGVRGIGYYVSGLKAELQRILGLDREWPVALVGLGNLGSALFHYRGFSRQGFRIVAVFDDDPAKYHREVSGVPVFPARDLAREVRARSIQIGIVAVPAETAQAVADQLVTAGIKAVLNFAPTRIRVPRDVRLKDVDLSIELETLSFYLARGSR comes from the coding sequence ATGCCCCGGCGCTCAGCCTACCGGCCGCCCAAGATTCCCGAGATGACGATCCGCCGCCTGTCCGTCTACACGCGTTGCCTGCTCCAGCTCGAGGAGGACGGCGTCAAGACGATCTCGTCCCAGGACCTGGCCGAGCGCTTCAACCTGAACTCCGCGCAGGTCCGTAAAGACCTGGCCTACTTTGGCGAGTTCGGCGTCCGGGGCATCGGCTACTACGTCTCCGGGTTGAAAGCCGAGCTGCAGCGGATTCTGGGCCTGGACCGGGAGTGGCCGGTGGCCCTGGTGGGCCTGGGCAATCTCGGCTCGGCCCTCTTCCACTACCGTGGGTTCAGCCGTCAGGGCTTCCGCATCGTGGCCGTGTTCGACGACGACCCGGCCAAGTATCACCGGGAGGTCAGCGGCGTCCCGGTCTTCCCGGCCCGCGACCTCGCTCGGGAGGTGCGGGCCCGCTCCATCCAGATCGGGATCGTCGCGGTGCCGGCCGAGACCGCGCAAGCCGTGGCCGATCAGCTGGTGACGGCCGGGATCAAAGCTGTGCTCAACTTCGCGCCGACCCGGATCCGGGTGCCGCGGGACGTCCGTCTCAAGGACGTGGATCTCTCCATCGAGCTGGAGACGCTGTCGTTTTACCTGGCCCGCGGTTCGCGGTAG
- the atpE gene encoding ATP synthase F0 subunit C has protein sequence MAVLAIPGLAMAQAPAGGEGGGWVGPFAVLAAGLGMAFAAGLCGLGQGRAIASAVEAMARQPGAAARIQTAMIIGLALIESLAIYTLVIAIILLFVQPIR, from the coding sequence ATGGCAGTACTCGCGATCCCCGGCCTGGCGATGGCCCAGGCGCCCGCCGGCGGAGAAGGCGGCGGCTGGGTCGGGCCGTTCGCGGTCCTGGCCGCCGGGCTCGGCATGGCGTTCGCCGCCGGCCTCTGCGGCCTGGGGCAGGGGCGCGCGATTGCGTCGGCTGTCGAAGCCATGGCCCGTCAGCCAGGCGCGGCGGCGCGCATTCAGACCGCGATGATCATCGGTCTGGCCCTGATCGAGTCGCTGGCCATCTACACGCTGGTCATCGCCATCATCCTGTTGTTCGTTCAGCCGATCAGGTAG
- the atpB gene encoding F0F1 ATP synthase subunit A, with translation MGAIEHPPILRLAPIPDHVTYTWLVMLVLAVVAFTASRRVALVPRGLQNFMEVVLEQFQGMIDDVIGPAGRQYLPLIATLGLFILTGNLISLVPGLAGPTANLNTTAACALIVFVAYHYIGIRTQGLLTYLNHFTGPMPWSLGMAPIKLLMIPIEIISHLARPLSLSLRLFGNMTGGHILLAIIFFLMGLDGLLGWALSGGAAAVVVGGLGSLVMIVFTVGFLFPLKILVSFLQAFIFVMLTMLYIAGATEHAEHHAEHP, from the coding sequence ATGGGAGCGATCGAACACCCTCCGATCCTCCGGCTGGCCCCCATCCCGGACCACGTGACGTACACGTGGCTGGTGATGCTCGTGCTCGCGGTGGTCGCGTTCACCGCCTCCCGGCGGGTGGCGCTCGTCCCCCGCGGCCTGCAGAACTTCATGGAGGTGGTGCTGGAGCAGTTCCAGGGCATGATCGACGACGTCATCGGTCCAGCCGGGCGCCAGTACCTGCCCCTCATCGCGACCCTGGGACTCTTCATCCTGACCGGCAATCTGATCTCACTCGTGCCGGGCCTGGCCGGGCCGACCGCGAACCTCAACACCACGGCCGCCTGCGCGCTCATCGTCTTCGTCGCCTACCATTACATCGGGATCCGGACGCAAGGGCTGCTGACCTACCTGAACCACTTCACCGGACCGATGCCCTGGTCGCTGGGAATGGCGCCCATCAAGCTGCTGATGATCCCCATCGAGATCATCAGCCATCTGGCCCGGCCCCTGTCGCTGTCGCTCCGTCTCTTCGGCAATATGACGGGCGGTCACATTCTCCTCGCGATCATCTTCTTCCTCATGGGGCTGGACGGGCTGCTGGGTTGGGCCCTGTCGGGCGGCGCCGCGGCGGTGGTCGTGGGCGGGCTGGGCAGCCTGGTCATGATCGTCTTCACCGTCGGCTTCCTGTTCCCGCTCAAGATCCTGGTGTCGTTCCTGCAGGCATTCATCTTCGTCATGCTGACCATGCTGTATATCGCCGGCGCCACCGAGCACGCCGAGCATCACGCGGAGCACCCCTAA
- a CDS encoding ATP synthase subunit I → MRELRARVMWASAITTAVLAGLAYGLVGVEAGLGIASAGVLTGVNFWWLVHHAGIVAGPGAASRRVVWAATAGVRFLVLLAGLVVLLASGMVHPVGFLVGLAIVPGTVIVLGLRAAGRAEVV, encoded by the coding sequence ATGCGTGAGCTGAGAGCGCGCGTGATGTGGGCCAGCGCGATCACGACCGCGGTGCTGGCCGGCCTCGCGTACGGGCTGGTCGGTGTCGAGGCCGGGCTGGGAATAGCGTCAGCCGGCGTGCTGACCGGTGTGAACTTCTGGTGGCTCGTGCACCACGCCGGCATCGTGGCCGGTCCCGGCGCGGCGTCCCGCCGGGTCGTCTGGGCCGCCACCGCCGGCGTGCGCTTCCTCGTCCTGCTGGCCGGGCTCGTCGTCCTCCTGGCCTCGGGAATGGTGCACCCGGTCGGGTTCCTGGTGGGGCTGGCGATCGTGCCCGGCACGGTCATCGTCCTGGGCCTGCGCGCCGCCGGCCGCGCCGAGGTCGTGTGA
- a CDS encoding AtpZ/AtpI family protein, translating to MASGPEPAWKSVGELASIGVALVLATVIGLGTGYYADRWLGTSPWLTLVGLGLGIAAGFVTLFRSVKSAERNLKDDA from the coding sequence ATGGCGTCGGGGCCCGAGCCGGCCTGGAAGTCCGTCGGCGAGCTGGCCTCGATCGGCGTGGCTCTGGTGCTGGCGACCGTGATCGGCCTGGGCACCGGCTACTACGCCGACCGGTGGCTGGGCACAAGCCCGTGGTTGACACTCGTGGGACTGGGGCTGGGAATCGCTGCGGGCTTCGTCACCCTCTTTCGCTCGGTCAAGAGCGCGGAGCGGAACCTCAAGGACGATGCGTGA